The following coding sequences lie in one Pontibacter sp. G13 genomic window:
- a CDS encoding 3-hydroxyacyl-CoA dehydrogenase NAD-binding domain-containing protein produces the protein MNLSDIQHIAVIGAGVMGRGIALVAARSGYSTLLFDINTEMLDTSRQYAESFFSKSVTRGKMTEEEKAQAISRIQYISDPAKVIADVIIEAVPERLDLKHKVLAPIEAQNGPKTIIASNTSTIPITKIAAGLTRPAQVVGMHFFNPAPIMKLVEVISGEMTDPKVAQLIYDLAVEMGKKAVSAKDEPGFIVNRVARQFYVESLKVLEEQVADHETIDRLMRNHGFRMGPFQLMDLIGIETNHEVTKSMYEAFFFDEKFRPSRIQQKKVDAGQFGRKTGKGFYEYPQS, from the coding sequence ATGAACCTTTCCGATATTCAACACATTGCCGTCATAGGCGCTGGAGTCATGGGCCGTGGAATTGCCTTGGTAGCTGCCCGAAGCGGATATTCCACCCTGTTGTTTGACATCAATACCGAGATGCTGGACACTTCCCGCCAATACGCCGAATCTTTTTTCTCCAAATCAGTCACTCGTGGTAAAATGACCGAGGAGGAGAAGGCACAGGCGATCTCCCGCATCCAGTACATCTCCGACCCTGCCAAAGTCATCGCAGACGTTATCATCGAAGCAGTACCGGAGAGATTGGACCTCAAGCACAAAGTACTGGCTCCCATCGAAGCCCAAAATGGTCCGAAAACCATTATCGCTTCCAATACTTCCACCATTCCTATCACCAAGATTGCTGCGGGCCTCACTCGCCCAGCTCAAGTAGTAGGGATGCACTTTTTCAATCCTGCTCCTATCATGAAATTGGTGGAAGTGATTTCTGGGGAAATGACAGATCCTAAGGTGGCCCAACTCATTTATGATCTGGCGGTAGAAATGGGCAAAAAGGCCGTTAGCGCGAAAGATGAGCCCGGCTTTATCGTCAATCGTGTGGCGAGACAGTTCTATGTAGAAAGCTTGAAAGTATTGGAGGAGCAAGTCGCTGATCATGAAACGATCGATCGACTCATGCGCAATCATGGATTCCGGATGGGGCCCTTCCAGCTGATGGATCTGATCGGCATAGAGACCAATCACGAGGTGACGAAATCCATGTATGAAGCTTTCTTTTTTGATGAGAAATTTCGTCCAAGCCGCATTCAGCAAAAAAAGGTGGATGCCGGCCAATTCGGTCGAAAAACAGGCAAAGGATTCTACGAATATCCTCAGTCATAA
- a CDS encoding UbiA prenyltransferase family protein: MWKDLILLIRPRQLIKQGVILLPAFFAGRLFEPNAWWRLLIAWVCFGMVAGAVYILNDLYDQEADRLHPTKRFRPIASGRVSSWVALVSLGLLILISIPCAWLLDHEASYWMMAYLLINVGYSRYLKHVPIVDLMVIGSGFLIRLAVGSEVLEPIVPLSKWILVLVFLGALFLGLAKRRDDVLLGQQGGYTRSSVEGYTLPLVDTGLGILAAVILVVYLGYTLSPEVEARMQSQQVWTTSLFVLFGLFRYLHSAFVRQSTGNPVQVITSDIWLQMAILGWMAMYGWFLYG; the protein is encoded by the coding sequence ATGTGGAAAGATTTAATCCTACTCATTCGACCGCGCCAGTTGATCAAGCAGGGAGTGATCCTCCTTCCAGCATTCTTTGCCGGGAGATTATTTGAGCCGAATGCGTGGTGGCGCCTACTTATAGCATGGGTTTGCTTTGGGATGGTGGCTGGAGCAGTGTACATCCTCAATGACCTGTATGACCAAGAAGCAGACAGATTGCATCCCACCAAGCGTTTCCGTCCGATCGCATCCGGCCGGGTTTCTAGCTGGGTGGCATTGGTGAGCCTTGGACTCTTGATCCTCATCAGTATTCCATGCGCCTGGTTGTTGGACCACGAAGCGAGCTATTGGATGATGGCTTACCTGCTCATCAATGTCGGATACTCAAGATACCTCAAACATGTGCCTATCGTGGATCTGATGGTGATTGGATCTGGATTCTTGATCCGATTGGCGGTTGGGTCGGAAGTGTTGGAGCCCATCGTTCCTCTGTCAAAATGGATCTTGGTACTCGTGTTTCTCGGGGCATTATTTTTGGGGTTGGCCAAGCGTAGGGATGATGTGCTGCTTGGGCAACAGGGAGGGTACACAAGATCTTCGGTCGAAGGATATACCCTTCCCCTTGTGGATACAGGGCTTGGGATTTTGGCAGCCGTCATATTGGTGGTTTACCTCGGCTACACGCTTTCGCCAGAAGTGGAGGCTCGGATGCAGAGCCAACAGGTCTGGACCACGAGTTTATTTGTCTTATTCGGCTTATTCAGATATCTCCACAGTGCTTTCGTCAGGCAATCCACAGGAAATCCGGTTCAGGTAATCACCTCTGACATTTGGCTGCAAATGGCCATTTTGGGCTGGATGGCCATGTACGGGTGGTTTTTGTACGGCTGA